DNA from Peromyscus leucopus breed LL Stock chromosome 3, UCI_PerLeu_2.1, whole genome shotgun sequence:
CCTTTGGAGAtagaatgactctttcacaggggtcgcataagAGCATCAgaaaaatcagatatttacattacaattcataatagtagcaaaataacagttatgaagtagcaacgaaaataattctatggttgggggctCCTACAACctgaggaattgtattaaggggttccagcattaggaaggtttatAACCACTGATTTagacataaacaaataaacaaaccagagAATTGACTTTTCATTGGTCCTAAAATCTCTGTGTAATATGTCTATTTAACATTTGCCTCCTCTCTATCAACCCAGTATACTTATTTGAGCAAATATCACCCTAGCTGTCTTAACCTGGCTTTTTTGCCTTGTCAATAAAAAACACAATATATTGATAATAAAGATATTCTCCTGTGTGGTTTTTATGGGGTGGTGATAACTATTCTGAGGGCATACACAGAAACCTGCTCCTACACTTCCAACTTGGAACCAGACAGGCCTGAGGATTCTGGGAGTCCCTGGTCTACTTGCCTATCTTCCAGCTTCTAAGATTCTGCTTAAGCTAAAGCTGTGTGTGTTTTAGCCTGACGGTGATTTTCCTGAGACAAATGTGCAAGTCCCAGTCCCCTCCCCAGGCAGCGAAAACAATCCTGAGTCATGAATGGGTCACTGTGTGTCTTCCCAACACATGCTTCTTCACCCCATATTTCACGATGTGAAGGGATTCCGTTCTGAGTGAACAGAGACATGGAACCTTACCAGCTCATTCCTGTTCTTAATCTTCAGCAGGCTGGCATTCCGAGCTGAACAGAGCATTTCACTCTTTTGCCATGTTCCAAACCCATCAAGTTTAGAGTAACAGCTGTCCTTGAACCATTTTGAACCCTTTGGACAAGGTTTGCATTTGTGCTCTGGAAGGAGGGCAGAGTGTTACAGGTTTGTATGAACACCCTTGACCACTATTTCTCTACTGTCTGTGTAACAGTGACAAGATttgctgtgtttcttctctttaggtcgatgagaaagaaatcaagtcCTCTATATCACTATACATCACCCTAGAAACATAACAAAAAACTTGGGCAAACAAAAATGTTCAAGTACCTGGCCAGATTCAAACGTATTGTCCATCATTAGGAAACCTGggtagttttcatttgttttttgtttgtttgtttgtttgtttgtttttcacttatGACTCTAAAAATTAATCACAGCAAATGCTGTCTAGTAAAAACCAGGCTCACAGAGTCACATTGGTCTGGCTTTCTCCAGCAGGTGTGTCTTTGGCTTTCAACTTCCAGAGTGTTGAAGAGGTACCTTAGAAGCACGGGAACATAGTTTAGCCACAAAAACTACAAAAGCACCGAAAGATAACACTCCTTTCCCCGGGTCCATACATCGCTTCATTTCTTTGCCAGAATCTTTCACTCCTTCAGCACTAGCTGAAATTTAGGAATGGGGTCATGTATAAAGAGGCATCCTTCCTTACTTACCACCTCTTGAGCTTTGTGCCCAGAACAAGGGGAATAAACTGCAGATCAGAGAAACTGAGTATACTGTCTGATGCTTCAGTATGTAAGTGTCAGAACCTTATAAATTGGCAGTCTAATTATTTCTCCTTTCATGTTTTTCCCCTAACTATGGAGAAATATCAATGACTCATTTACTGAACACATTTAATTCCACGTTTAATATTGGCTCCATAAGGAAGTGATTCTTAAAGGACCCTAAGGTTTAGTTTGTGGTCCAGGAAATAGTTTTGAGAGCAATATAAGGTTACCTGGTTCCTTTTTACACAGCTCACGACACAGCTGGATGGCTGTCTTTTGCAGCATGGCAGAGAGGTTCCTGATTTTCTTGGAGCTGTTGAAATTGTGCATCAGCTGTAGGGAAACATTTCTCTGAAGTTCTTCCTTGATGTTTTGTAGTTGATTTGATTTTatcatttctgtcttcaaagTTGTATAAACTCCAggattattttaaagacagagaagaaaagaaaatagtagaTGATTTTAAAAACCTTATAAATTCTCAGTTATTCTATCACCTTTAGAAATTTGGTGAATTCTTTCTTCGGaaatagtattaaaatattaaagtggTAGGAAAAGGCCTCTCTATTGGATTTATTCGAGGAGATAGAGTGTATGTCTATGGACTATGTTATAGGAACCTCTTTGGGGCATAAAGCCTTAATTCCAAGAATAAACGTGGATTCAACAACTCATAGCATTCTAAACCAGTCCGAAAATAcctatatagatacatacatttacaaatacatatatatatatgcaacactACACAAactcagcaggttgcatttatatacttatttatataactatgtaacaaaaataattaaagattaggaggctatgaatttgagagggagcaggCAGGGACATGAGAGGGAttagagggaaaaggagggaatgatacaaatgtattttaattaaatttaaatgttcattttaaagaaTGGGATGATACATACACAATCCTCCTAAGACCCCCAGTCCAACGAGCAGCAGAAAGCACAGAAGAGTCAGAATCAAGACTGTGTTATGCTGTGAATGGGATGGAGAAGAAGGtactgtgaaaagaaaaagagcgTAGCATTTGAGAAGCAGCTCACactaatttcattcattcattcattcattcagtcagtcagtcagtcatccTCCCCTCATTTCTTTTTACTATGTATTTTGTAATGAAAAGTATTTTGCTAAAAACTAAAAGACTTTAACTTATTTTCAAGAATAATCGGATAGGAAACCATAAGTAAGACATCAGGTTTTATTTTGAGGCCTTTGACTATGCTGTGTTACACTCCAGATTTTTTTGTTCATGAGATGTCTTAAATTTCTTACCAATAAGATCaaggcagtgattttttttaaagtaagaagcATTCAGTAAGTTCTTTTGTATGAGAGGGCAGTCTCATAGACAAAGATGTTAACCCTAGACTGATGAAAGATACAAAAAGTAAAGATAAAGTTTAGAaaatagagaggaggaagggaatggaGAGTACAGATAGTGAGTGTGTGTATCCATGGATACATTTGTGGAAAGTGAGTgtctggaggctgagggaagcCAAGTCAGTCTGGGGAGTCTCTTGGAATGCAGAGGTGAGGCTTGACAAGAAGCAGTTCCAGTTGTTAATGCACTCCTCTCGAATGCCAAGAGTGGAGATACAGAACGGCAAAGCGGGCTATCACTCTGTTCCGGCATCCCTCGTCAGCTCTCCTCCTCGCCTAGTCTGGATCTGCAGTTCTCATTCCAAATTTTTCAATATTGTCTGTGATTTTCCAGCAAAACATTGTAAtggaaagattttattattttctgaccAATGAATCACAGACTACACCATTTTCCTAGAAGGTTATAAAACTTACattgtgaattatttttaagGGATTATATGACTTAAATTATCTCTATGTATGGATATATGtaaagactgtctcaagaaagtAATTCAAGAATTAcctaatattctttctctgttcctgaAATTTGTCTTATATCAACAGCTGATAGCATAACAATGTTGTAAATTCTCACAAAAgtgacatataaaatataaaactcaaTTTCTTAATATTATTGTTAGTGAAAGTACTATAAATGTTCCAGTCCTTATCTGAAGTTTAAAATACAAAGTCATAGGCTATCTTtcatcaaaattattttctcattttttgtatGTATTCAATTATTTAAAAGTTATCAGATTTAGATACTGGACACTGTTGTGGCTGTTAATAAATCAAAGTAGTAAGGTGTGCATGTTTATGGTGTCATGTAGATGCATTTTAAAGTGATAGGAAACAAACAGCTGAATGATTGATAAAGTAATGATAGACaggaaaatagatagatagatagatagatagatagatagatagatagatagatgataggtagatagacattTGAAActcatattttagaaattatgtgGTTCAGATGTCACGGATATGGGGAAGAAATGTGCAGAATTCTTGTGAAGAACGTGACAGTAAGAGCACCCACCTCAAAAACCATAATTTAGGggagatattttttttatttgaggaaCAGAATACGTTGAGAGTAGCTAAAGATAGATTGTCCTGTATGAGAAGAGTTGTTCAGGGGGGTTTAAAATGGAGCCTGTGCAAGAGTGGGACAGGTGCTGAGTTTCCTTTAGACGACTGGGGGAGGTCCTAAGGGGATACTTGGAGGCCATGGGACTGGAGGCTGAAAGGCAGGGGGTGACTTAGAGGAGAAGGAGAGCTGTAAAGTGCCCTTGAGTGAACCATCAAAGAGTGTAAGCAAGAAGTCAGGACAAGCAACCAGTTCAACCGCAGGAACAGTGGGAGTGAGAAGATGTGTCATGGAGAACGCCCAGTGGGAAGGAATTTCACTTAGGTTGTGGTGTGTTGTGTCACATTGTGTTGAAAgtagagcctcacacatgctcagcAAGAGCTCTATATACTCAACTCTCTCTTTACttctcattttgagacaggatctcactaaacTAACTGCCCAGGTTgactctgaactcaggtcttgaacttgtaaccctcctgcctcagcctctttagTAGCTGAGGTTAGAGAACAGCTCCCTCGTGCCTGGCAAAGAAAGTAATTTTAGAAGAGCGTCATGAGGACAGTAGGAAAGGACAGCAGGGAAAGAACAGAGACAGGAAGCCATGAGACAGCCcagggggtaaaggcacttgctgtgcgAGCCTGACAACCTAAGCTAAATCCCTGGTggttcacatggtggaaggagaggattgAGTCCTCAGGATGTCCTggggcctccacacatgcactgtggctaGTGCAAACACACATACCTAAGCACACGtatacatgcgcgcgcgcacacacacacattaaatttaATCTAAATTTAAAATGACGAATAGAGATCTGAATGCTAGGATAACACAAGGAAACCCCAAGAGACTTGGACCAGAACCAGCTCCATGAACAATGAGGAAATAAGCTGGGTAATAAGTGTTctttctggacacacacacacacacacacatacatacacgtgtgCACAaagtgttctctctttctctttctcctactCTGTAagcattttacttttcaaaaccATAAAAAGAAGAACACGTAAGTCCATTACGTTCCTGCACAATGTATAGTCCTAGTTCCATGACTTCatataatgaacacacacacacacaccaccaccaccaacaacaacaacaacaaaaacaaaaatagacccTTCATAATAAAATGCCAGCAtttctacatagaaaaaccctgtcttgaaaacaaacaaaaaaaaacccctacatTTGAAAATACCatccatgctgggcagtggtggcccacgcctttaatcccagcacttgagaagcagaggccggtagatctctgtgagttcaaggtcagtctgggttacagagtgagttccaggaaaggtgcaaagctacacagagaaaccctgtctcgacaaaccaaaaaaaaaaaaaaaaaagaaagaaagaaaatagcatcCTGTTCCATGTACCAATttttagtacttaaaaaaaaaattgtaatgtaaaatacAGAGTGTTTTATTGCAGTGATTTATGCCTTAAAGGAAAAAATCTTTATAATCACTTTTGTACTTTGGATTTAAATAAAAGGCTTAATTAAAAATTTGCACTGAATAATTACTGTATTTGAAGTGTAAGGCTGTAGCCACTGCCACAGCCTTACATTACATCCATGGCTCAAAATCTTACCTTTTCTCCCACATCTTTTAGACTTCtgggtattttctttcttatcaGAGTCCTGGAATTTGAGATTTGCATAAACAGTTTCTTCAGACATTGATGAATAGTCAAAGAAAGCTCCACAAACTGTCCTTTGAAAAAGGTGAGAGAGGGCGAAAAGCTGAATGAGTCTATCTGGAATTTTAAAACTTCTGTGTGTAAACTGAAGCTAGTCTCACAAGATAGCAGTTCTTTTTAGAAACCCATTGCGTCAGTCTCTCAAATATGTGCCCAAGAGCCACAGACTGTCTGTAGCCTCAGACAAGAACAGATAAGAATCAAAAGAGGAAACATCTTTCTTCCTCatatgtcttcctttttctcatttctacATAAAGTAATTTTTGGAATTTTGTTTGGATAATATTTGTATTGTGCAAGTTGCACAATTCATTTCTACCACATGGTGCAGACACAGCATAGGATTAAACCCTCTAGCAAGAAAATGATTGGAATAACTCAGTTCTTAAATGCTCGCTGATGGAACGGCAGTGGACATGCAAGGTGCCCTGTGTAGGATGGTCAAGGTCTCCAGAGAAAGCCTGGCTTAGTCAGAACTGAACATTCACTATGATGACACAGGAGGAATAGGCGATGAAGGACCATGCTTTCTTTCTGGTACAAAGGTTCTGGTTAGATTAACAGGAGCTTTGCTCCCAGCAttagagaggcagaagcagatggatctctgtgagttccacaatagcctggtctacatagtgagttctaggacagccaataCTAACATTAgagggacactgtctcaaaccaccaccacccctgaaaTAACTAACAAgctaaataaataacacaaggCACTACCACCACCGTGTAACTGGTAAATGAATGAACTCAAAACTGTAATAGTCAGTCAAAGCTGTAAGACATAACCTGGGTCATGCTGGTACCAGCTTCCTTCCCCTTTTCGGTGGCTCATTGAAGTACCTCATATGGATTGAGGCTTTGTGCAAAAAACGTAAGTCTGGCTTCAGGTTTCCTGGCCGCAGGGCTGTTCACAGAGCCCTCAAACACAGGTTGTTGCTCTAAGCATGCACATTCCCAGTTGTGGCTCAGAGCCCCAGGTTCAcagttttctgttgttattgttgttcagaGAAACTAGGTTTTTTCCAGGGTTTGGAGACCTCACCTTAGAGAATGGGAGTCTCATCAGTGGGCAGTGCCCATTTTTTAATACCTTCTCCTAATATTTCTTTGGAATTCTTAAGTGATATCAACACATAAATAATGATATCAACACATAAACAATGTTAAATAGGTTGgcattatttttaactatgaaagagaatgtttttaattcaataaaaattaactgCTTTGTCATGATAAAAAAATGTACAGACAAGCAACAATAGATTGACTCAGTGAGTGTATATTTCTGTGTGTAGACATGAACAACAATAATTATCAAAGAAAGgaaggctatgaatttgagaggaggtAATGACAgaatgggagagtttggagggagaaaaagaatggGAGGGGGTgtgattaaattttaatttttaaaaagatagcaaACAGAAGAGATTTTCTACAACATCTgccaaaagtaaacaaaagaatCACAAGTACAAATAAAGTACATATTTTCAAAACGATATTGAAGAAAATTCTAAACTGTTACGaagagaaatcaggaaagtatGCTTTAACATTAGAAGTACTAACAGTGTAAGATCATTTGTAAAAGTTTCAATAAATATTAGTTGAATTAAAACAAtaatgggccaggcggtggtggcgcacgcctttaatccaagcactcgggaagcagaggcaggcagatctctgtgagttccagaccagcctgggctacaaagtgagttccaggacaggctccaaagctacacagagaaatcctgtctcaaaaaacaaaacaaaaaaaccccatggCATGGCAGTCATACATGTAATcataggactggggagatggacaTAGAAGGATCCTAGGGTCACATTGTGTTAGGACCAGTATCGGCTcaggacaccccaagaccaagttctaagcacaaaggagatttatttgctccAGATGGGGAAAGGTCAGGGAATAGAGGACTAGGGAGAAGggggggaaggggacaagggagagggggacaaaggactgcctttgCACAGAGAGGAGACCGACATTGCCCATAagaaaatggtggtttataaaagTAAAAGGAGAAACTCCACGTtaagatgaggtgtttaattCTAATTGGACATATTAAtaaggtgagccaaagggggcttttgattgctggacttcaatactttgatagcccAACCTTGAtaatcagcctcaggaggaggatgTGGCCAAATAAGGAAATGAACCTTGGTagctagctttaggaatataatCTAATGTTTTTaagcaaggcagaaggaatgggaaagaagggcaaggcctgtcagagccatgtttgccatgctcaagCTGGCTAGATTTCCTTTACATTGTCTAGCCAACCTAGTGATCACCAAACCCCACTAAGATCCCACTAAGAGATgttatctcaaaacacaaggcaGATTCCAGCCGCATGTTCACATGTACCCCtacatatttgtatatgaaaATCCACACTTACCTATACatacaagtgtgcatgcacacacatatatacttatcAAGACTGttaagaaatatataatttttatttccttctaacTACTTCATGAGTGGTGGTTTCCTGTTTACAAGCCTTCAAGACAGATGTTCTTCTTATCACCTTGATTCCCTTCCCAGGAATGCAAGTAAACTATAACCAGCATAGTCCTCAACCAACGTCACACAGGTGTCATAGCAGATGGAGAGCTGAGATATAAGTAGATCCCAGCTGCTTGTTTCAGACACGTATCCTCCCATGATGGGAAATCATtggcctttccttcttcctggcaGGGGATCAAATATTTCTATAGGAAGAATAAAAACATTCACATTTTAGAATATAACACATGAATGTGGGCTAAGTCTCTGAGTAGAGAAAGTTTTCTCAACAAGATATGAAAAGTCATTAAGGATGAACAAATTGACTACATCATaatcaaatacatatatacagcaaaataaaacacagtaaaaatagCCACAGTAAACtgaaaaagtgtaaatatacatgaaatatattatatatatcatagAGGATGGGGTGAATTTTATAAATTCACAAAGTTATacaaattaatatacaaaaaggTGAATGTTGATAGAAAATTTGACATTAGTAACAAactcttttggtttttgaaacaattTCTAATAATTAAATTTTTGGCAGGAAAAAGTGTGAGGAGatttaggggttttttttgttttgtttttcttgttcttttcatcACATGTGACTattatcactttatttttttaattaagaaatttttttattcattttacatagcaaccacagatctccctcccccccccccccagccacccTCCCAAAACCTATGCCCTATTCCTTCCTCCAACACAGTAAGGCCTCCCAccgggagtcagcagagtctggtatattcaattgaggcaggtccaatgccctccccctgcatcaaggctgttcaaggtcCCTCtgtaggtagtgggctccaaaaagccagttcatgcaccaggaatggatcctggtCACTACTCAGCAgtataaaacaatgacatcatgaaatttgcaagcaaatagatggaactagaaaacatcatcctgagtgaggtaacccagactcagaaggacaaacatggtgtgtactcacttataagtggatactagatgtaaagcaaaggataaccaggctacaacccacaactccagagaagctagttaacagggaggaccctaagagagacacatggatcaccctgggaaggggaaacagatgagatctccatgagtaaactgggggtgaggggtgggcaatggaggttAGGGGATGGggtgatgagaacataagggaactggATGGTTGAGCtgagacagggacagagtgggaaagcaatgaaagagataccatgatagagggagacatcatggagatagagagaaaccaggtgctagggaagttccaagGAATCTACAAAGATTTAGGGTTTTATATCTTACAGGATTCTTACATGTAAGGaagctccctctcttcttccctccctcccccctcccttcttcccttcatttgttcatttgttcattcgttcgttccttccttctctaaatgataatttttcatattttaaagaaaaaataagaatatatttaaaatttaattgaaagaaaaacaatctaGTCTACTGCCCTGCTTCTAATATGGGACTTGGCTAAATGTGTATTGAAAAATAAACAGTGAATAAATGAACCTCCCCTGGATTGTGGGAGGGCAAAGGCCACCAGCCAGGCAGAGTACTGCTCTGTTTTCAAGGAAAATTTGTTTAATCAGTTATCACCATGGGATGAATGTTTACAGATCATTGGTAAGGACTTTACACCCAAACTGACAAATATGCTCTATCTGGCATTTTATATGACCAAGATGTATCCAAGATTTTCATGATACAAGTTCCATACAAAGTCTCTGTTAAAAAGCTagctaaaatgtttatttttatatgaattacCTGAGATCTGGAGTGAGTCTATGCTTTATATTTCATAACCTTTATCTAACTTGATTGCAGTCAAATACACAGAGACCCTCTTAAACACAGCTACAAATCTCTCTCAGTGTTAAACACAAATAATGCCAATATGTGCTTTGTGGATTGTTACAGAGGAGACAAGGGGAAGAAACACAAGGGTAAACCAAAGGGTAAATAAAGTACCAAAAGTTCTAAGTCACACAGTTTAAGAGCTAAGAGACCACAGCAAGCAACCATACAAAAAGAAAGGCCTCTGTCTGGGTCCATAAATGGGAACATTTGAaagaggggggctggagaaaaTCAAATTGTGGGAAATGGATAAAAAGTGGACAGGATGAAAGGGAATCAAGGAGACCATaaccaaattaatttttaaattagcatttacagtcagaaaagaaatgagactCAAATAAAAGCCATTGTAATATTATCATTTTCTATTCTATTAGAAAAATATAGCTATTGTTTAATTAACTTAATCCCAGCCAACTGTGCCATGAGACACCTTAATTACTCATTTAACCAAAAAATATTAACTATGTGGCaacatgtaaattaatagaagtgggttaatttaggttgtaagagctagttagtaacaagcctaaactattgtccaggcatttataattagtaataagtctctgtatggttatttgggacagaatattgtacctatacatagcacccaatgtggggcacctACATCCACAGGCATAGGGAAGAAAGCCaaaaaagactacaggacaggtgttGTGTATGCTGATCCCTTGACACTGGAACAGCTCAGAGatgagatgagacatgataaatcttgttggctacaaagtcctcatgacttattattgtATGTCAtactttcatatggcatggatagagatttatattacagtttgattatacagtccaaatggacttataaaatTGACAGATGcattttatctgctcaaacataaaacaaaagatcaTCTTTAATTGACTTGTGCatactgcacattccatacttctgttgatatagatatgtatgttaccctTGACAGTTTATGTGTTTTAAGAGCAAGGGGACTAAACACCAATAAAATCACATGGCCTAAGTGATCCAGCCTCTTGGAGTGCCTCTGCtgtagtttcctcagagttctgcatttaGAACATCTTCAAgtctgctggctgagatggtccagcctcacagaatactctaaCCAGGATTTCAGATAAGCTTTGCACTTTCCCatttgcacagagactggacaacaaatagcACAGTTAACTCTCTTGGGACCTGACCATTATCCTGATTTGCCCACGGCCTCCTAAAGAACCCAGTGTCCCCAGTCAACAAagagcagtctagagaaaacaacaccaacattcccaagagatgggttatggatgtttgtcaccGTCTGAGGAGGTTGGTGACAAGTTGCTATTAGTCATGGTCTggaaaaaaagcttaaaaagggaGTTAGactcaaggatctctttctgaagaaaaaaagggtatatagtatagatatgatGAGATGAAacggtagattattgaatctacttcaaTCCAAAAAGTTACTatcaatctcaaaatattttacattggtattgattttggtttattgatacaaaattgaagttatttttgttatactatatg
Protein-coding regions in this window:
- the Clec12a gene encoding C-type lectin domain family 12 member A, producing MSEETVYANLKFQDSDKKENTQKSKRCGRKVPSSPSHSQHNTVLILTLLCFLLLVGLGVLGGLFYTTLKTEMIKSNQLQNIKEELQRNVSLQLMHNFNSSKKIRNLSAMLQKTAIQLCRELCKKEPEHKCKPCPKGSKWFKDSCYSKLDGFGTWQKSEMLCSARNASLLKIKNRNELEFVKSEGLNGYWLGLSPRKNYLRSEILNENMFLSVGFERSAYDLRKMYCGYIEGIYVHYTYCTLEKSIICEETAGNVQVESVLNDLPQESG